One genomic window of Struthio camelus isolate bStrCam1 chromosome 1, bStrCam1.hap1, whole genome shotgun sequence includes the following:
- the TCF20 gene encoding transcription factor 20 isoform X4, translating into MQSFREQSSYHGNQQSYPQEVHSSSRLEEFSPRQQAQMFQSFGGGAGSGRRGATGASTAMPGESSGHQSYQGFRKEAGEFYYMAANKDPVASGGQQPPQRRPSGPVQSYGPPQGSSFGSQYGSEGHVGQFQTQHSSLGGVSHYQQDYTGPFSPGSAQYQQQASSQQQQVQQLRQQIYQSHQPLPQASSQSASSTSHLQPMQRPSTLPSSASGYQLRVGQFSQHYQPPSSSSSSSFPSPQRFGQSGQNYDGSYSVNSGSQYEGHAVGSNAQAYGTQSNYSFQAQPMKSFEQSKLSQSGQQGQQQQQHPPQHVMQYSNAATKLSLQSQVGQYSQAEVPVRSPMQFHQNFSPISNPSPAASVVQSPSCSSTPSPLMPGGENLQCGQGNMSMGSRNRILQMMPQLSPTPSMMPSPNAHAGGFKGFGLEGLQEKRLTDPGLSSLSALSSQVANLPNTVQHMLLSDALAPQKKSSKRSSSSKKADSCTNSEGSSQAEEQLKSPLAESLDGGCSSSSEDHGERVRQLSGQSTSSDTTYKGGNLERSNSSPAQSSQNEPSKLNTSPAAREDVASPDGKEAVVAVETTPKVNEKAVGVIVSREAMTGRVEKSGGQDKPAQDDVSTATQAPASASAAKEAGHAGPQPEAQGGSKGSKSGDNTNHNGEGNSQPGHAVVGSNFPVRTEPSKSPGSLRYSYKDNIAAGIQRNIGGFPQYPSGQEKGDFPGHSERKGRNEKFPSLLQEVLQGYHHHPDRRYSRNAQEHSGMAGSLEGAMRPNILISQTNELTNRSLLNKSMGSLLEGPHWGPWDRKSSSTAPDMKQINLADYPIARKFEVESQSSAHEGGALSERRSVICDISPLRQLVRDPGPHPMGHMGPEARSGRSERLAPGLSQSVILPGGLVSMETKMKAHSGQIKEEDFEQSKTSASLNNKKTGDHCHPAGIKHESFRGNASPGAAVSDSAPDYIPQQDSRSTQMRRAPGRTGSSRGKSPSQFQDLADKLKMSPGRSRGPGTDLHHMNPHMTLSERVNRGSLHSAYSQNSEGSSLASAYHTNARPHAFGDPNQSLNSQYHYKRQIYQQQQEEYKDWASSTAQGVIAAAQHRQEGARKSPRQQQFLERVRSPLKNDKDGMMYIQGSSYHDTGSQEAGRCIMGSDGAQSKCAELKHGNQKMQQHESGWDLSRQTSPAKSSGPLGVGNQKRFCSQESDGHRREESTDLPKPSNAMLRLPGQEDQSPQNPLIMRRRVRSFISPIPTKRQPQDMKSSGPEDKGRLMTSAKEGTDKTYNSYAHSSQSQDVGKPVAKGDSFKNLPSPDNRNCPAVSLTSPAKTKILPPRKGRGLKLEAIVQKITSPNIRRSVSTNSAETGADAVTLDDILSLKSGPEGGSVAGHGPEAEKRKGEMLSDQVGPASQDATSEITLPRSSEEWPSNEDDKTKKETPETASISKEGTGSSGAPPPAQKSGGQGRSDGSVGGAGTLTFPDSKTISPSGVFTSEPNPKSEEKDGDVTNISPKPDGFPPKGYFPSGKKKGRPIGSVNKQKKQQQQQQQQQQQQLPPPPPPPPVPSQPSEGVAGGEPKPKRQRRERRKPAAQPRKRKTRRAAPIVEPQEPEIKLKYATQSVDKTDTKNKSFFPYIHVVNKCELGAVCTIINAEEEEQNKLVRGRKGQRSSTPPPSNAESKVLPTSTFMLQGPVVTESSVLGHLVCCLCGKWASFRNMGDLFGPFYPQDYAATLPKNPPPKRATEMQSKVKVRHKSASNGSKTDTEEEEEQQQQKEQRSLAAHPRFKRRHRSEDCSGASRSLSRGASCKKAITEGGSGGEKTPLDSKPSMPTSEGGAELELQIPELPLDSNEFWVHEGCILWANGIYLVCGRLYGLQEAVEIAREMKCSHCQEPGATLGCYNKGCSFRYHYPCAIDADCLLNEENFSVRCPKHKPLLPCSLPSLQNKMVKGSLSTEQSERG; encoded by the coding sequence atgcagtccTTTCGGGAGCAAAGTAGTTACCACGGAAACCAGCAGAGCTACCCGCAGGAAGTGCACAGTTCATCCCGACTGGAAGAATTCAGCCCCCGCCAGCAGGCCCAGATGTTCCAGAGCTTTGGAGGAGGTGCTGGCAGTGGACGTCGTGGAGCAACAGGAGCCTCTACAGCAATGCCTGGTGAGAGCTCTGGCCATCAGAGCTACCAAGGTTTCAGAAAAGAAGCAGGAGAGTTTTACTATATGGCTGCCAACAAAGATCCAGTGGCGTCAGGAGGGCAGCAGCCACCTCAGCGCAGGCCTTCTGGACCAGTACAGAGCTATGGGCCCCCTCAAGGGAGTAGCTTTGGGAGTCAGTATGGGAGTGAGGGACACGTGGGCCAGTTTCAAACACAGCACTCAAGCCTTGGGGGTGTATCCCACTACCAACAGGATTATACTGGCCCTTTCTCTCCAGGGAGTGCCCAGTATCAGCAACAGGCTtctagccagcagcagcaggtgcagcAGCTGCGACAGCAGATCTATCAGTCTCATCAGCCTTTACCCCAGGCTTCCAGCCAGTCTGCTTCTAGCACCTCACACTTGCAACCAATGCAGCGTCCATCCACcctgccttcctctgcttctgGGTACCAGTTACGAGTGGGTCAGTTCAGCCAACACTATCAGCCGCCTTcgtcctcgtcctcttcctctttcccttccccgcAGCGTTTTGGCCAGTCGGGACAGAACTATGATGGAAGTTACAGTGTGAATTCTGGATCGCAGTATGAAGGTCATGCTGTGGGTTCCAATGCGCAGGCATATGGGACCCAGTCCAACTACAGCTTTCAGGCTCAACCAATGAAAAGCTTTGAGCAGTCTAAGCTATCCCAGAGTGGGCaacaggggcagcagcagcagcagcatccaccTCAGCATGTAATGCAGTACTCAAATGCTGCCACcaaactctctcttcaaagtcaaGTGGGACAGTACAGCCAAGCTGAAGTTCCCGTAAGATCACCAATGCAATTCCACCAGAACTTCAGTCCAATTTCTAATCCATCTCCTGCTGCATCTGTGGTTCAGTCTCCAAGCTGCAGCTCTACCCCTTCTCCTCTCATGCCAGGTGGAGAAAATCTCCAGTGTGGGCAAGGCAACATGTCCATGGGTTCTAGAAACCGAATTTTGCAGATGATGCCCCAGCTTAGCCCCACACCATCTATGATGCCAAGCCCCAATGCTCATGCAGGGGGATTCAAGGGATTTGGGCTGGAAGGACTGCAGGAGAAAAGGCTCACAGATCCAGGGCTGAGCAGCTTAAGTGCTCTAAGTTCTCAAGTGGCCAACCTGCCTAACACTGTCCAGCACATGTTGCTCTCGGATGCCTTGGCACCTCAGAAAAAAAGTTCCAAAAGGTCGTCGTCTTCAAAGAAGGCTGACAGCTGCACAAACTCAGAAGGCTCCTCCCAGGCAGAGGAGCAGCTTAAGTCTCCCTTGGCAGAGTCCCTTGATGGTGGTTGTTCCAGCAGTTCAGAGGATCACGGGGAGAGGGTGAGGCAGCTGAGTGGCCAGAGCACCAGCTCAGATACCACGTACAAAGGGGGTAACTTAGAGAGATCCAACTCCTCACCAGCACAAAGCTCTCAGAATGAGCCATCAAAACTCAACACCAgccctgcagctagggaggatGTGGCCTCCCCTGATGGGAAGGAAGCTGTGGTAGCAGTAGAAACTACTCCAAAAGTGAATGAAAAGGCAGTTGGGGTGATTGTCTCCCGGGAAGCCATGACGGGAAGAGTGGAAAAGTCAGGTGGGCAAGATAAACCTGCGCAAGATGATGTTTCCACAGCCACCCAGGCACCAGCTAGTGCTAGTGCAGCAAAAGAAGCTGGGCATGCAGGACCGCAGCCAGAAGCTCAAGGAGGGAGTAAAGGAAGCAAAAGCGGGGATAACACTAACCATAATGGAGAGGGGAACAGCCAGCCTGGCCATGCAGTCGTCGGGTCAAACTTTCCTGTGAGAACAGAACCTTCCAAATCTCCTGGCAGTTTAAGATATAGTTACAAGGATAATATAGCAGCTGGTATACAGAGAAACATTGGTGGCTTTCCACAGTATCCTTCTGGTCAAGAAAAAGGGGATTTTCCAGGGCACAGTGAGCGCAAAGGCCGGAATGAGAAGTTTCCTAGCCTCCTGCAGGAGGTCTTACAGGGTTATCACCATCATCCAGACAGACGCTATTCTAGGAACGCCCAGGAACATTCTGGGATGGCGGGGAGTTTGGAGGGAGCCATGAGGCCCAACATCTTAATTAGTCAAACCAATGAACTGACCAATAGAAGCCTCCTAAACAAAAGCATGGGATCTCTCCTAGAAGGCCctcactggggtccctgggataGGAAATCGAGCAGCACAGCTCCTGACATGAAGCAGATCAATCTAGCTGATTACCCTATTGCTAGAAAGTTTGAAGTAGAGTCTCAGTCTTCTGCCCATGAAGGGGGAGCGCTCTCCGAGAGGAGATCAGTGATCTGTGACATATCTCCATTAAGGCAACTTGTCAGAGATCCTGGCCCTCACCCAATGGGGCACATGGGTCCAGAGGCCAGAAGTGGAAGGAGTGAACGTCTTGCTCCTGGTTTAAGCCAGTCAGTAATACTCCCTGGTGGTTTAGTATCCATGGAAACAAAGATGAAGGCTCACAGCGGGCAAATCAAAGAAGAAGATTTTGAGCAGTCAAAGACCTCAGCTAGTCTCAACAATAAAAAAACAGGAGACCATTGTCATCCTGCTGGCATCAAGCATGAATCTTTCCGAGGCAATGCTAGCCCTGGAGCCGCGGTCTCTGATTCCGCTCCAGACTACATTCCCCAGCAGGACAGCAGATCGACGCAGATGAGACGAGCACCTGGCAGAACTGGAAGCAGCAGGGGTAAATCACCTTCTCAGTTTCAGGATCTTGCAGATAAGCTGAAAATGTCACCAGGCAGAAGCAGAGGCCCAGGAACAGATCTGCATCACATGAACCCACACATGACACTGTCTGAAAGAGTTAACAGGGGTTCCTTGCATTCTGCGTACTCTCAGAATTCAGAAGGCTCGTCTTTGGCTTCAGCATATCACACAAATGCTAGGCCTCATGCTTTTGGTGACCCTAACCAGAGTTTAAATTCCCAGTATCATTACAAGAGACAGATATAccagcagcagcaagaagaaTACAAAGATTGGGCAAGCAGCACTGCTCAGGGTGTGATTGCTGCAGCTCAGCACAGACAGGAAGGggcaaggaagagcccaagacaacAGCAATTTCTAGAAAGAGTAAGGAGTCCCTTGAAAAATGACAAGGATGGGATGATGTACATTCAAGGTAGCTCTTATCATGATACTGGAAGTCAGGAAGCTGGGCGCTGCATCATGGGGAGTGACGGTGCTCAGAGCAAATGCGCTGAACTGAAACACGGTAACCAGAAGATGCAACAACATGAATCTGGTTGGGACCTTTCCCGGCAAACTTCTCCTGCCAAAAGCAGTGGCCCTCTTGGAGTAGGCAACCAAAAAAGGTTTTGCTCTCAAGAAAGCGATGGGCATAGGCGAGAGGAATCTACAGATTTGCCCAAGCCTAGTAATGCCATGCTCAGGCTCCCTGGCCAGGAAGACCAGTCTCCTCAGAATCCATTAATTATGAGGAGGAGAGTTCGTTCTTTCATCTCGCCTATCCCTACCAAAAGACAGCCCCAGGATATGAAAAGCAGTGGCCCTGAAGATAAAGGGCGACTGATGACTTCAGCAAAAGAAGGAACTGATAAAACTTACAACTCCTACGCCCATTCATCTCAAAGCCAAGATGTTGGCAAGCCAGTTGCAAAGGGAGATTCCTTCAAGAACCTGCCAAGTCCTGATAATAGGAATTGCCCTGCTGTTTCCCTAACAAGCCCGGCTAAGACCAAAATATTGCCCCCAAGAAAGGGGCGAGGATTAAAACTGGAAGCTATTGTTCAAAAAATTACATCTCCCAATATTAGGAGAAGTGTTTCCAccaacagtgctgaaactggTGCGGATGCTGTCACTCTCGATGACATTTTGTCCCTTAAGAGTGGACCTGAAGGAGGAAGCGTGGCTGGGCATGGACCAGAGGctgagaagagaaaaggagagatgtTGTCAGATCAAGTCGGGCCAGCAAGCCAGGATGCAACCAGTGAAATAACCCTTCCAAGATCTTCAGAAGAGTGGCCAAGCAATGAGGATGATAAAACCAAGAAAGAAACCCCTGAAACTGCCAGTATTAGTAAAGAAGGAACGGGATCCAGTGGAGCACCACCACCTGCTCAGAAGTCAGGTGGCCAGGGAAGGTCTGATGGATCCGTAGGTGGAGCTGGAACTCTGACCTTTCCTGACTCAAAAACAATCTCCCCCTCCGGTGTGTTTACTTCTGAACCAAACCCAAAGTCTGAGGAAAAAGATGGAGATGTGACAAACATTTCACCCAAGCCAGATGGTTTCCCCCCAAAGGGATATTTcccttctggaaagaaaaaggggaggccAATTGGGAGCGTGAAcaagcagaagaagcagcaacagcagcagcagcagcaacagcagcagcagctgccacccccacccccacccccaccagtaCCTTCACAACCTTCAGAAGGGGTAGCTGGTGGAGAGCCAAAACCTAAGCGGCAAAGGAGGGAGAGGCGAAAACCTGCAGCACAGCCACGGAAACGGAAGACTAGACGGGCTGCTCCAATTGTGGAGCCTCAAGAACCAGAAATTAAGCTGAAATATGCTACCCAGTCTGTAGATAAAACCGACACCAAGAATAAGTCCTTTTTCCCTTACATTCATGTGGTAAACAAGTGTGAATTAGGCGCTGTGTGCACAATCATTAacgcagaggaagaggagcagaacaAATTGGTGAGGGGTCGGAAGGGACAGAGATCTTCAACACCCCCTCCTAGCAATGCAGAGAGCAAAGTGCTGCCCACCTCAACTTTCATGCTGCAGGGCCCTGTTGTAACAGAGTCTTCTGTCTTGGGGCATCTGGTTTGCTGCCTGTGTGGCAAATGGGCCAGCTTTCGTAACATGGGTGACCTCTTTGGTCCTTTCTACCCCCAGGATTACGCAGCCACCTTGCCCAAGAACCCACCTCCAAAGAGGGCCACAGAAATGCAGAGCAAGGTCAAGGTACGGCACAAAAGTGCTTCTAATGGTTCCAAGACAGatacagaagaggaggaggaacagcaacaacagaaggAACAAAGAAGCCTAGCTGCTCATCCCCGCTTTAAGAGGCGGCACCGCTCTGAGGACTGTAGCGGAGCCTCTCGGTCACTTTCAAGGGGAGCTTCTTGTAAAAAAGCAATCACTGAAGGTGGCAGTGGTGGTGAAAAGACTCCTTTGGACTCAAAACCCTCTATGCCCACTTCAGAAGGTGGTGCTGAGCTGGAGTTACAAATTCCTGAACTACCTCTTGACAGCAATGAATTTTGGGTCCATGAGGGTTGTATTCTCTGGGCCAATGGGATCTACCTGGTCTGCGGCAGGCTCTATGGGCTGCAGGAAGCTGTGGAGATTGCAAGAGAGATG